From a region of the Zingiber officinale cultivar Zhangliang chromosome 10B, Zo_v1.1, whole genome shotgun sequence genome:
- the LOC122028637 gene encoding phytolongin Phyl1.1-like gives MNSRRSRSVKLVSSTSLSIEVELGENSPMNHSVDNTVYCCVAKGSKILYSYSGKDAQLESLAIFCLENAPAFHRWYFHSVGPRTLGFLMADGHTYFAIIDPSVGNPVILRFLEHIRDGFVKVVAKNGLQDELMMPIIQRLIESLENMPPSAFSLDDSSEGVAASGDASTSTKAPLLGKNWNKHHERKKMKDQKVVRTDDGAAAGDHGAGGGGSVLKIDVAPNMSEPRSSSSSRLSVQQGRRLWCRRVKIIIAVDVVICLLLFLAWLAVCKGFSCVS, from the coding sequence ATGAATTCGCGGCGGTCCAGATCGGTGAAGCTCGTTTCGTCCACATCCCTGTCCATAGAAGTAGAGCTGGGGGAGAACTCCCCGATGAATCACTCCGTCGACAACACGGTCTACTGCTGCGTGGCCAAAGGGAGCAAGATCCTCTACTCTTACAGTGGAAAAGACGCGCAGCTGGAGAGCTTGGCCATCTTCTGCCTTGAGAATGCGCCGGCCTTCCACCGGTGGTACTTCCACTCTGTCGGCCCCAGGACTTTAGGGTTCTTGATGGCGGACGGCCACACTTACTTCGCCATCATCGATCCCAGCGTCGGAAATCCAGTCATTCTTCGATTCTTGGAGCACATTCGAGATGGTTTCGTGAAGGTAGTAGCAAAGAATGGTTTGCAGGATGAGTTAATGATGCCCATCATCCAGCGGCTAATCGAATCACTGGAAAACATGCCTCCGTCGGCCTTCTCATTGGACGATAGCTCCGAGGGGGTCGCGGCGTCCGGCGATGCTTCTACTTCGACCAAGGCTCCATTGCTAGGCAAGAATTGGAACAAGCATCATGAaagaaagaagatgaaggatCAAAAAGTAGTCCGAACCGATGATGGTGCGGCGGCTGGCGATCACGGTGCCGGCGGTGGTGGCAGTGTGCTCAAGATTGATGTGGCACCAAACATGTCTGAGCCAAGGAGCTCCAGCTCGTCGAGGCTTTCCGTGCAACAAGGAAGGAGGCTGTGGTGTCGCCGTGTCAAGATAATCATAGCTGTTGATGTGGTTATCTGCTTGTTATTGTTTCTCGCCTGGTTAGCAGTGTGCAAGGGTTTCAGCTGTGTCTCATAA